One genomic window of Sporosarcina ureae includes the following:
- a CDS encoding UDP-N-acetylmuramoyl-tripeptide--D-alanyl-D-alanine ligase, producing the protein MKRNLTTIQQWLQAEGQHIAEQQVTGVCIDSRKVQAGDLFIPFRGEQVNGHQYVGGAIEQGAIAALWLKDEPNPPTDLPLLFVEDAELALQQMARSYRSELTCTVIGVTGSNGKTSTKDLIAGVLSPYLKVKKTEGNFNNELGLPLTLLAVEDDTEVAILEMGMSGFGEISFLSTLAKPQFAVITNIGEAHMQDLGSREGIAKAKFEIIDGLEGNGMLLYDGDEPLLKGLVYQKSNLRSVSFGYEQADLIAQQIISTDKGSSFTITGKHEGQYTIPVYGSHQVKNALAAIIIAKELGLTEKQIEESLSETTLTDMRMQPIAGKNGSLLINDAYNAAPTSMRAAFRFIDETSVKQNKWLVLGDMLELGPDEQRYHEELADELNKMNVNGIALFGPRMKWLSEQLKDYRGDIMWTANDMVLLAEALRPKLTDQTVVLFKGSRGMKLERIIEMLAEEEL; encoded by the coding sequence GTGAAACGAAATCTAACAACGATCCAGCAATGGCTTCAGGCGGAAGGACAGCATATCGCAGAGCAACAAGTGACAGGTGTCTGCATCGATTCACGGAAAGTGCAAGCGGGGGACTTGTTCATCCCTTTTAGAGGGGAACAAGTAAATGGCCATCAATACGTCGGAGGAGCAATTGAGCAAGGTGCAATCGCAGCACTTTGGCTGAAAGATGAACCTAATCCACCGACAGATCTACCTCTTCTATTCGTCGAGGATGCAGAGCTCGCATTGCAGCAAATGGCCCGTAGCTACCGAAGTGAATTGACATGTACTGTCATCGGAGTCACAGGGTCGAATGGCAAAACGTCGACGAAGGATCTAATTGCAGGGGTATTGTCACCTTATCTAAAGGTTAAGAAAACGGAAGGCAACTTCAATAATGAACTGGGCTTGCCACTGACATTATTAGCTGTTGAAGATGATACAGAAGTTGCTATCCTTGAGATGGGGATGAGCGGCTTTGGAGAAATTTCATTCTTATCAACGCTTGCTAAACCACAGTTTGCAGTCATAACTAATATTGGTGAGGCACACATGCAAGATCTGGGCTCACGTGAAGGGATTGCAAAGGCGAAGTTTGAAATCATCGACGGTCTAGAGGGTAACGGTATGTTGCTCTACGATGGTGACGAACCGTTATTAAAAGGATTAGTATATCAAAAGTCCAATTTGCGCAGTGTGTCATTCGGTTATGAACAAGCTGATTTGATTGCGCAACAAATTATATCTACAGATAAAGGTAGTTCATTTACTATAACTGGTAAGCATGAGGGGCAGTATACCATTCCTGTTTACGGTTCGCATCAAGTGAAGAATGCACTGGCTGCAATTATAATCGCAAAAGAGCTGGGTCTGACAGAAAAACAAATTGAAGAGTCATTAAGTGAAACAACATTAACAGATATGCGTATGCAACCTATAGCGGGTAAAAATGGTTCATTACTTATTAATGATGCATATAATGCAGCGCCTACTTCCATGCGTGCAGCGTTCCGTTTTATCGATGAAACGTCCGTCAAACAAAACAAGTGGCTCGTCCTTGGGGATATGCTGGAGCTTGGTCCCGATGAACAGCGCTATCACGAAGAGCTTGCGGACGAACTGAATAAAATGAACGTAAATGGGATTGCGCTATTTGGACCACGTATGAAGTGGTTATCGGAGCAGTTGAAGGATTACCGTGGTGATATTATGTGGACCGCGAATGACATGGTATTACTTGCGGAGGCATTGCGCCCGAAACTAACGGATCAGACAGTGGTGCTATTCAAAGGGTCTAGAGGAATGAAACTAGAACGTATCATAGAGATGCTCGCAGAGGAAGAGTTGTGA
- a CDS encoding D-alanine--D-alanine ligase, with protein MKRRLGLVYGGKSAEHEVSLSTARAVTEALDLSKYEVLPIYITMQGEWLKGEPLTGPVTEIETLRLRSEQPKPDHIESFLQGDMPDVILPLLHGTNGEDGTVQGLFEVLNIPYAGNGVLASSAGMDKVVMKQLFAQAGLAQVAYVHFIRSTWKEHAEQLLDQAEQELSYPMFVKPANLGSSVGISKADDRESLEKAIELALKFDRKIIVEQGIVAREIEMAVLGNDHPNVSVAGEIRPVADFYDYEAKYKDQSTELSIPAEVPDAVAKRMKDMAIRAFKVLDCSGLVRADFFVTADDEVLINEVNTLPGFTPTSMFPLLWQKSGLTYPELIDQLIELAVERHTEKQQLQYTMD; from the coding sequence ATGAAAAGACGGTTAGGTTTAGTATATGGCGGGAAATCCGCGGAGCATGAAGTGTCACTTTCTACAGCGCGGGCAGTAACAGAGGCGCTTGATTTAAGTAAATATGAAGTATTGCCAATCTATATTACGATGCAAGGCGAATGGCTTAAAGGGGAACCATTGACTGGACCCGTCACGGAGATTGAGACATTACGTCTGAGAAGTGAACAACCAAAGCCCGATCATATTGAAAGTTTTTTGCAAGGAGATATGCCCGACGTCATTTTGCCACTTCTACACGGAACGAACGGGGAAGACGGAACAGTACAGGGATTATTTGAAGTCTTGAATATTCCATACGCGGGTAACGGAGTACTCGCTTCTTCAGCAGGTATGGATAAAGTCGTAATGAAACAATTATTCGCTCAAGCGGGGTTAGCGCAAGTTGCATATGTCCACTTCATTCGCAGTACGTGGAAAGAACATGCCGAGCAATTACTAGATCAAGCGGAACAAGAACTTAGCTACCCAATGTTCGTCAAACCAGCCAATCTTGGATCAAGCGTGGGCATCAGCAAAGCGGATGATCGCGAGTCGCTCGAAAAAGCGATTGAGTTAGCATTGAAATTTGACCGCAAAATCATTGTAGAACAAGGAATTGTGGCTCGTGAGATTGAAATGGCTGTTCTTGGTAATGATCATCCTAACGTATCGGTAGCAGGAGAAATCCGCCCGGTTGCTGACTTTTATGACTATGAAGCGAAATATAAAGACCAAAGCACGGAGTTGTCTATTCCGGCTGAAGTGCCTGATGCAGTTGCTAAGCGTATGAAGGACATGGCAATTCGGGCATTTAAAGTTCTAGACTGTTCAGGACTTGTGCGGGCAGACTTTTTCGTTACGGCAGACGACGAAGTATTGATCAATGAAGTAAATACATTACCTGGCTTTACACCGACAAGCATGTTCCCATTATTATGGCAGAAGTCTGGATTGACCTATCCAGAATTAATTGATCAGCTAATTGAACTGGCAGTAGAACGTCATACAGAAAAACAACAACTACAATATACAATGGACTGA
- a CDS encoding FtsW/RodA/SpoVE family cell cycle protein, giving the protein MKQSNRLGERFDWTLAFIILLFAIVSFFVIGSAQTSEQYTQNFVLKQVRWYILGSFIVAMVMYFEPDQYKKFAWYFYGFGIFLLVFLMLAPGGPGQIAEMRYSAKRWLHLPVIGTIQPAEFIKTFFIIGLAKLVSTHNERSLHRTYTTDLRLLGKIALMLFVPLVLIMKQPDLGTALVFISITAAVVIVSGISWKLLVPIFSLGAVAAGAVLWMSLFAQDLLDKFGFSPYQFKRVYSWLDPYSYPTDEGYNLITAMTAIGSGQLTGKGFLERVVYIPENHTDFIFSVIGEEYGFIGACLVITLYFILIYHLTKVALSLHDPFSVYICTGVIAMIAFHVFENIGMNIQLLPITGIPLPFISYGGSSLFSNMLAIGLIFSMKFHQRTYLFDANDND; this is encoded by the coding sequence TTGAAACAATCAAACAGGCTAGGTGAACGATTTGACTGGACACTTGCCTTTATCATTTTACTTTTCGCGATTGTCAGTTTTTTCGTCATCGGATCCGCTCAAACCTCTGAGCAATATACACAGAACTTCGTTTTAAAACAAGTGAGATGGTATATACTCGGTTCATTCATCGTAGCAATGGTCATGTATTTTGAACCTGATCAATATAAAAAGTTCGCTTGGTATTTCTATGGCTTTGGTATTTTCTTGTTGGTTTTTCTGATGTTGGCGCCAGGAGGTCCAGGGCAAATTGCAGAAATGCGCTACAGCGCAAAGCGATGGTTGCATTTACCCGTCATTGGGACGATTCAGCCTGCTGAGTTCATTAAGACATTCTTTATTATCGGGCTTGCCAAGTTGGTCAGCACGCATAACGAACGCTCGTTACACAGGACGTATACGACAGATTTACGATTGCTCGGTAAAATAGCGTTGATGCTGTTCGTTCCATTGGTTCTCATTATGAAACAACCCGATCTAGGAACTGCACTCGTATTCATTTCGATCACTGCCGCCGTCGTCATCGTTTCAGGTATTTCATGGAAGTTACTCGTACCTATCTTTTCATTAGGAGCTGTAGCCGCAGGTGCTGTGCTGTGGATGTCACTATTCGCACAAGACTTGCTCGATAAGTTCGGGTTTTCACCTTATCAGTTTAAACGTGTCTATTCTTGGTTAGATCCTTACTCTTATCCAACAGATGAAGGGTACAACTTGATTACGGCAATGACCGCAATAGGTTCCGGACAACTGACGGGTAAAGGTTTTCTGGAGCGCGTTGTATACATCCCCGAGAATCATACGGACTTTATCTTCAGTGTAATTGGAGAAGAGTACGGTTTTATCGGTGCTTGTTTAGTTATCACACTGTATTTTATTTTAATTTACCATTTAACGAAAGTTGCTCTTTCTTTGCACGATCCGTTCAGCGTATACATTTGCACGGGCGTCATTGCGATGATCGCGTTCCACGTATTCGAAAACATCGGCATGAATATCCAGCTGCTTCCTATTACAGGTATCCCTCTTCCGTTTATCAGTTATGGGGGAAGTTCCTTATTCAGTAATATGCTAGCAATCGGCTTGATTTTCAGTATGAAGTTCCATCAGCGAACGTATTTATTCGATGCGAATGACAATGACTAA
- a CDS encoding zinc ribbon domain-containing protein YjdM, whose amino-acid sequence MSSLPNCPKCQSEYTYEDGNLLVCPECAYEWTPGTTEESDQTGMPEIKDANGNVLQDGDSVTVIKDLKVKGSSNALKMGTKVKSIRLVDGDHNIDCKIDGFGAMQLKSEFVKKI is encoded by the coding sequence ATGTCAAGTTTACCAAATTGTCCGAAATGCCAATCCGAATATACATATGAAGATGGGAACCTTCTCGTTTGTCCTGAATGTGCCTACGAGTGGACGCCTGGGACGACGGAAGAATCCGATCAAACAGGGATGCCCGAGATCAAGGACGCCAATGGCAATGTGTTGCAAGATGGAGATTCTGTGACGGTCATTAAAGATTTAAAAGTAAAAGGTAGTTCCAATGCATTGAAAATGGGGACGAAAGTGAAGAGTATTCGCTTAGTAGACGGTGACCATAATATTGATTGTAAGATTGATGGATTTGGCGCTATGCAGCTAAAATCCGAGTTTGTGAAGAAAATTTAA
- a CDS encoding Lmo0850 family protein codes for MAKEMDFKKIISNLAKLGVSAKLTKSRSDMLQALTPAVQAPPVQAN; via the coding sequence GTGGCTAAAGAAATGGATTTCAAGAAAATTATTTCTAATTTGGCGAAGCTTGGTGTTTCCGCAAAACTCACAAAATCCAGAAGTGATATGTTGCAAGCATTGACGCCTGCCGTACAAGCACCACCCGTTCAAGCTAACTAA
- a CDS encoding metal-sensitive transcriptional regulator has protein sequence MTLLPEEPSLDEVENSCRKSHHPEEIKTNLTHRLNRIEGQIRGIKGMIERDVYCDDVITQLSATQSALNSVANVLLDGHLKGCVKNRLAEGDEEVLDELAKTIAKLIRK, from the coding sequence GTGACGTTACTTCCTGAAGAACCTTCTCTAGATGAAGTAGAAAATTCTTGCCGCAAGAGTCATCATCCGGAAGAAATTAAGACGAACTTGACTCATCGTCTTAACCGCATAGAAGGTCAGATACGAGGCATTAAAGGTATGATAGAGCGCGATGTTTATTGTGATGATGTTATTACTCAACTATCCGCTACACAATCTGCTTTAAACAGCGTGGCAAATGTTTTGTTGGACGGACACTTAAAAGGTTGCGTCAAAAATCGATTGGCTGAAGGCGACGAAGAAGTCTTAGACGAACTGGCGAAAACTATAGCTAAATTAATTAGAAAATAG
- the copZ gene encoding copper chaperone CopZ: MNTTTLNVKGMTCNHCVQAVEGALTELSGVERALVDLKANSVTVQFDDSLVTVEKMKDAIEDQGYDVEA; this comes from the coding sequence ATGAATACAACTACATTGAACGTAAAAGGTATGACATGTAATCATTGCGTACAAGCAGTAGAAGGTGCATTAACGGAATTATCGGGAGTAGAACGTGCTTTGGTTGATTTAAAAGCGAATAGCGTAACCGTGCAGTTTGACGATTCTCTTGTAACCGTTGAAAAAATGAAAGATGCCATTGAAGATCAAGGTTATGACGTCGAAGCGTGA
- a CDS encoding heavy metal translocating P-type ATPase: MSEQKKEIAIIGMTCAACANRIEKGLQRMEGVSTATVNFATEKAAVTFDSNQIGLTEVEDRIRKLGYDVLTEEMNLNISGMTCAACSARIEKVLSRMSGIRSATVNLALETAHISYDPAALELADILQKIKKIGYEASPRTEESDHQTDYRQKDIDEKTRKLIISSILSLPLLWTMFAHFSFTSWMYVPAIFMNPYFQWVLATPVQFWIGATFYKGAYAALRNGGANMDVLVVLGTSAAYFYSVYLVLTGDALNHGLYFETSAVLITLILLGKLFEARAKGRSSDAIKNLMKLQPQVAILERDGETVEIPIHEVAHGDILVIRPGASVPVDGVVLSGSSAVDESMLTGESLPVDKQQGNEVFAATVNANGSLRIKASNVGKDTMISNIIRVVEEAQGSKAPIQRLADRISGVFVPIVVGIAIITFLIWYFVVAPGDFEASLTSLIAVLVIACPCALGLATPTSIMAGSGRAAEEGVLFKTAEAMEQTRLIDTIVLDKTGTITKGHPELTDFHVRNEKQRMSLLSLAAAAESDSEHPVAKAITSYGLQQISTLPIVESFEAIPGYGIQTLIDGQNILLGTKNLLSHHDVDFDSTIASVEQMEGDGKTVMFMAVDGVHEAIIAVADTIKDTSKQAIAELRAMNLDVIMLTGDQHMTAQAIANTAGIDHVIAGVLPERKAEVIRSLQAEGKRVAMVGDGINDAPALAVADIGMAMGTGTAVAMDAADVTLMHGDLLRVVDTLKMSELTVRNIKQNLFWALAYNSIGIPIAAAGLLAPWLAGAAMAFSSVSVVLNALRLQRVKLH, from the coding sequence ATGAGTGAGCAAAAAAAAGAAATTGCTATAATAGGTATGACGTGTGCCGCTTGTGCTAACCGGATTGAAAAAGGGTTGCAACGAATGGAAGGCGTATCGACGGCTACTGTCAATTTCGCTACGGAAAAAGCGGCTGTTACATTTGATTCCAACCAAATCGGATTAACTGAAGTGGAAGACCGAATTAGAAAGCTAGGTTACGACGTACTGACGGAAGAAATGAACCTCAATATTAGCGGTATGACGTGTGCTGCTTGTTCCGCGCGAATTGAAAAAGTATTGTCTCGAATGTCCGGCATTCGATCCGCCACCGTTAACTTAGCACTTGAAACCGCTCATATAAGCTACGATCCAGCCGCTTTGGAATTGGCAGACATTTTGCAGAAGATCAAAAAAATTGGTTATGAAGCATCACCTCGTACAGAAGAATCAGATCATCAAACAGATTATCGACAGAAAGATATTGATGAAAAAACGCGCAAGCTAATTATTTCTTCAATCCTTTCATTACCACTCTTGTGGACCATGTTTGCACACTTTTCCTTCACTTCTTGGATGTATGTGCCAGCAATTTTCATGAATCCTTATTTCCAGTGGGTATTAGCAACACCTGTTCAGTTTTGGATTGGTGCCACGTTCTATAAAGGTGCTTATGCAGCATTACGTAACGGTGGTGCCAATATGGACGTACTCGTTGTTCTCGGTACATCTGCTGCCTATTTCTATTCGGTCTACCTTGTGTTGACCGGTGACGCACTGAATCACGGCTTATATTTCGAAACAAGCGCAGTTTTGATTACATTGATTTTATTAGGTAAATTATTCGAGGCACGTGCAAAAGGTCGGTCTTCAGATGCAATCAAAAATCTCATGAAGTTGCAACCGCAAGTGGCCATTCTAGAGCGCGACGGCGAAACGGTGGAAATACCCATCCACGAAGTAGCGCACGGAGATATTCTAGTCATTCGACCGGGAGCTTCTGTTCCTGTAGACGGAGTGGTGCTATCTGGATCTTCTGCAGTGGATGAATCCATGCTAACGGGTGAAAGCTTACCTGTAGACAAACAACAAGGTAATGAAGTGTTTGCCGCCACCGTAAACGCCAATGGTTCATTACGGATAAAAGCATCGAATGTCGGTAAAGACACGATGATTTCCAATATCATTCGCGTCGTAGAGGAAGCACAAGGTTCAAAAGCGCCGATCCAGAGACTAGCTGATCGGATTTCCGGTGTGTTTGTGCCTATCGTCGTCGGGATTGCGATAATTACGTTCCTCATATGGTATTTCGTAGTCGCACCTGGTGATTTCGAAGCTTCTTTAACAAGCTTGATTGCAGTTCTAGTCATTGCGTGTCCATGCGCACTTGGTCTAGCTACCCCTACTTCCATCATGGCAGGCTCGGGACGGGCAGCCGAAGAAGGCGTATTGTTTAAAACTGCTGAAGCAATGGAACAAACTCGTTTGATCGATACCATTGTTTTGGACAAGACGGGGACAATCACAAAAGGTCATCCAGAATTAACAGATTTCCATGTTCGCAATGAAAAACAGCGAATGTCTTTGCTTTCACTTGCTGCAGCAGCCGAAAGTGACTCTGAGCACCCCGTTGCAAAAGCCATTACGTCTTATGGATTGCAGCAGATTTCTACGCTGCCCATTGTTGAGTCATTTGAAGCAATTCCAGGTTACGGAATTCAAACCTTAATTGACGGACAAAACATTTTACTCGGAACAAAGAATCTGCTTTCTCACCATGATGTGGATTTTGATTCTACGATTGCTTCTGTAGAACAAATGGAAGGTGACGGCAAAACCGTCATGTTCATGGCAGTGGATGGAGTACACGAAGCAATCATCGCGGTTGCAGATACGATTAAAGATACATCGAAGCAAGCAATTGCTGAGCTGCGTGCGATGAACCTCGATGTCATCATGTTAACAGGAGATCAACATATGACGGCGCAAGCGATTGCAAATACCGCGGGCATCGATCATGTCATCGCAGGTGTGTTGCCAGAGCGTAAAGCAGAAGTCATCCGCTCTTTGCAAGCCGAAGGAAAGCGCGTAGCTATGGTCGGTGATGGTATTAACGATGCGCCCGCTCTTGCGGTAGCTGATATTGGGATGGCGATGGGTACTGGAACAGCGGTCGCGATGGATGCGGCTGACGTCACACTCATGCATGGCGATTTGTTGCGTGTAGTAGATACGCTGAAAATGAGCGAATTGACGGTCCGGAATATTAAGCAAAACTTGTTCTGGGCGTTGGCATATAACTCGATTGGTATTCCTATTGCAGCGGCCGGTCTGTTAGCACCTTGGTTAGCCGGTGCGGCGATGGCGTTTAGTTCGGTATCTGTCGTATTGAACGCTTTACGTTTACAGCGTGTGAAATTGCATTAA
- a CDS encoding MFS transporter, with the protein MKKTILLLMSVQFFVYLGFGIIIPILPEVILAEGFSQVHVGGLLTVYALSSFFTAPLWGALSDRTGRKKLIMIGLLGFSVSFFLFAAFMHHIVLLYISRVVGGIFSGALYTAVTGFVADLTTEENRNKYMGLLGMSIGLGFIFGPAIGGILGDVHLQLPFIVSGTLTLLLAVYAMIILREPTRHSEGNKRAIIPKGASVLWTYRIRYLFITSFIITFLLAGVEATFQLFQIDKIQITPLQLGYLFMASGLVDAAIQGGVVRRVKNGTETSWIIVAQVVTAIGLILIPFSTSLLWAGFAMSVFTAGNALVRTVLVSLTTKESGGMYGTAAGLSYSMDNMGRIIGPLLFTWIFTMQAGNMYFISAIIALLSIGLVFIFRKSTRSLRNTEDPIV; encoded by the coding sequence ATGAAGAAAACGATCTTATTATTAATGTCCGTACAGTTCTTCGTTTATCTTGGCTTCGGCATCATTATCCCTATTTTACCTGAAGTTATACTCGCCGAAGGCTTTTCGCAAGTGCACGTCGGTGGTTTGTTGACGGTTTATGCCTTGTCTTCATTTTTCACTGCACCTTTATGGGGTGCGCTGTCTGACCGCACTGGTAGAAAGAAACTGATTATGATCGGACTGCTTGGCTTTAGCGTCAGTTTCTTTTTATTTGCGGCATTCATGCACCATATTGTATTGCTCTATATTTCACGTGTAGTAGGTGGTATTTTCTCAGGTGCACTGTATACAGCCGTAACAGGTTTCGTTGCTGATCTCACGACCGAGGAGAATCGTAATAAATATATGGGCCTGCTCGGCATGTCAATCGGTCTTGGCTTTATTTTCGGACCAGCGATTGGTGGTATTCTTGGTGACGTTCATTTGCAATTACCATTCATCGTTTCGGGTACTTTAACGTTATTATTAGCAGTGTACGCTATGATTATTCTGAGAGAGCCTACACGTCATAGCGAAGGAAATAAACGGGCGATTATTCCTAAAGGCGCCTCTGTGTTATGGACGTATCGTATTCGTTATCTATTTATCACTTCATTCATTATTACTTTTTTACTTGCCGGTGTGGAAGCAACATTCCAACTCTTCCAAATAGATAAGATTCAAATCACACCATTGCAACTAGGCTATTTGTTTATGGCTAGCGGTTTAGTAGATGCAGCTATTCAAGGCGGCGTGGTACGACGTGTGAAAAACGGAACGGAAACTTCATGGATCATCGTTGCGCAAGTTGTTACGGCAATTGGTCTAATACTCATTCCATTTTCCACAAGTTTGCTTTGGGCAGGTTTTGCGATGAGCGTATTCACCGCCGGTAACGCACTTGTTCGAACAGTACTCGTATCTCTTACAACGAAAGAATCAGGCGGCATGTACGGTACTGCGGCAGGTCTCTCATACTCGATGGATAATATGGGGCGGATTATTGGGCCGTTGTTATTTACGTGGATATTCACAATGCAAGCAGGAAATATGTACTTCATTTCTGCTATCATAGCGCTACTATCTATAGGACTCGTATTTATTTTCCGGAAATCTACTCGCTCTTTGCGAAACACAGAAGATCCAATTGTTTAA
- the cls gene encoding cardiolipin synthase yields MTQVISLIITSTLIINIFLAIALIFLERRDPTSTWAWLLVLFFIPILGFIIYLLLGRQLRQKHLFRWEGRSKIGIEKLINYQLEAIENETFEFLKTDTEEYDDMIYLHLRNNHSVLTQDNDVQVYTDGRDKFDALIEDLENARDHIHIQYYIFRLDGIGKQIEEILINKAKSGVKIRMLFDDIGSRGLHVKNFHELIESGGEVAAFFPALLPLINPRLNYRNHRKIVIIDGRIGYIGGFNVGDEYLGLSKKFGYWRDTHLRIEGSAVHPLQTRFILDWNQASPKTNIQYNERFFPAIPRKGDVGLQIVSSGPDSEWEDIKDGYLKMIFLAKDYIYIQTPYFIPDTSMLDALRIACLSGVDVRIMIPNKPDHMFVYWATYSNVGILLKAGARIYIYENGFIHAKQIVVDDQVSSVGTANIDVRSFRLNFEVNAFIYDREKSHELAEIFEEDIQNSTELTLDAYLERERLIKVKESISRLLSPIL; encoded by the coding sequence ATGACGCAAGTTATTAGTTTGATTATCACAAGCACGTTGATTATTAACATATTTCTCGCGATTGCTTTGATATTTTTAGAGCGCCGAGATCCTACAAGTACTTGGGCATGGCTCCTCGTACTATTCTTTATTCCGATTTTAGGTTTCATTATCTATTTACTACTCGGTCGCCAATTGCGTCAAAAGCACTTATTCCGCTGGGAAGGTAGAAGTAAAATTGGTATTGAAAAGCTAATTAATTATCAACTCGAGGCCATAGAAAATGAAACGTTTGAGTTTCTAAAGACTGATACAGAAGAATATGACGATATGATTTATTTGCATTTGCGTAATAATCATTCCGTACTAACACAAGATAATGATGTGCAAGTATATACGGATGGTCGCGATAAATTCGACGCTTTAATTGAAGACTTAGAAAATGCTCGTGATCACATCCATATTCAGTATTATATTTTTCGGCTAGATGGAATAGGAAAGCAGATTGAAGAGATTCTAATCAATAAAGCGAAATCAGGTGTGAAAATACGGATGCTGTTTGATGATATTGGTTCACGTGGATTGCATGTGAAGAATTTTCATGAATTGATTGAAAGCGGTGGTGAGGTGGCAGCGTTCTTCCCCGCCTTGCTACCATTGATCAATCCTCGTTTAAATTACCGGAATCATCGGAAGATCGTCATTATCGACGGGCGAATTGGTTATATCGGTGGATTTAACGTCGGGGATGAATATTTGGGTCTCAGCAAGAAATTCGGTTACTGGCGCGATACCCATCTCCGAATCGAGGGAAGTGCAGTTCATCCATTACAAACGCGCTTTATACTCGATTGGAATCAAGCTTCTCCTAAAACGAACATCCAATACAATGAACGATTTTTCCCGGCGATTCCTCGTAAAGGGGATGTCGGCTTGCAGATTGTGTCTAGCGGACCTGATTCGGAGTGGGAAGATATTAAAGATGGCTACTTGAAAATGATATTTCTGGCCAAAGATTACATCTATATTCAGACGCCTTATTTTATTCCTGATACAAGTATGCTTGATGCACTTCGGATCGCGTGTCTGTCTGGCGTAGACGTCCGAATTATGATTCCTAATAAGCCGGATCATATGTTTGTTTACTGGGCTACCTATTCGAATGTCGGTATTTTATTAAAAGCTGGAGCAAGAATATATATTTATGAAAATGGTTTCATCCATGCCAAGCAAATCGTAGTGGATGATCAAGTGTCGTCAGTTGGAACAGCAAATATAGACGTCCGTAGTTTCCGCTTGAACTTCGAAGTGAATGCATTCATTTATGATCGAGAAAAATCACATGAATTAGCAGAGATTTTTGAGGAAGATATTCAAAATTCAACCGAGCTGACACTAGATGCTTATTTGGAGCGTGAGCGATTGATTAAAGTGAAGGAATCCATCTCTCGCTTACTTTCCCCTATTTTATAA
- a CDS encoding M15 family metallopeptidase — protein sequence MRNKNDEFSSRKRRRKNRWVDGGIVLLFIILTSSVIWIGTNGWSIKEAVDSIQNGSEPTADFLEIEEPADSESNDMTGSSKENTSSSDVPSEAILREVEEPITEEEPNEGEVREENSKGKAVPQNPVKPSNPTGYITGQILPKEPKRIKGVLLANKQYPLPKDYAPGESAEAREAFNELAAAAVTSGINLQAFSTYRSYDYQVTLYNRYVERDGQEAADRYSARPGYSEHQTGLAFDIGEVNHEKHWASNSFGDTEAAKWLAANAHQYGFILRYPEGKEEITGYMHESWHYRYVGKDKAEQIFKRSITLEEYLGIR from the coding sequence ATGAGAAATAAAAACGATGAATTTTCCTCTAGAAAGCGTAGGCGGAAAAACAGATGGGTAGATGGGGGGATCGTTCTACTCTTTATTATCCTAACTAGTAGCGTGATATGGATAGGGACGAACGGATGGAGTATAAAAGAGGCGGTTGACAGTATTCAAAATGGGTCGGAACCAACAGCAGACTTTCTCGAAATAGAAGAGCCTGCGGATTCAGAAAGTAACGATATGACAGGAAGTAGCAAAGAAAACACATCTTCATCAGACGTGCCGAGTGAAGCAATTCTTCGAGAGGTAGAAGAACCAATAACTGAAGAGGAACCGAATGAAGGGGAAGTCCGAGAAGAAAACTCTAAAGGGAAAGCAGTGCCGCAAAATCCAGTAAAACCTTCCAATCCCACTGGCTATATAACAGGACAGATATTACCTAAAGAACCGAAACGTATTAAAGGTGTATTGCTTGCCAATAAACAATATCCTTTACCGAAGGACTATGCACCGGGAGAAAGCGCAGAAGCGAGAGAAGCATTCAATGAATTAGCAGCAGCAGCCGTTACATCGGGCATAAATCTGCAGGCCTTCAGTACGTATCGTTCGTATGATTATCAAGTCACTTTATACAACCGTTACGTGGAAAGAGACGGACAAGAGGCAGCTGATCGTTATAGTGCGCGTCCTGGCTATTCGGAGCATCAGACAGGGCTTGCGTTTGATATCGGTGAAGTCAATCATGAAAAACATTGGGCGTCGAATTCATTCGGTGATACAGAAGCGGCTAAGTGGCTTGCTGCCAATGCCCATCAATACGGATTTATTCTCCGCTATCCTGAAGGAAAAGAAGAAATTACCGGTTACATGCATGAATCTTGGCATTATCGATATGTTGGAAAAGATAAAGCGGAACAAATATTTAAACGGAGTATCACTTTAGAGGAATATTTAGGTATACGATAA